A genomic stretch from Ureibacillus composti includes:
- a CDS encoding DsrE/DsrF/DrsH-like family protein yields MSNKVAIIASNGGLFDAYKVFNIATAAAATEKEVAIFFTFEGLNLIHKQAMQQLPMPVAREHFTEGFAKANVPSIPELVETAQDLGVKFIGCQMTMDVMGLKKEDFIDGIEVGGAVTFLEFAKDASPTLTF; encoded by the coding sequence ATGTCTAACAAAGTAGCTATTATCGCAAGTAACGGTGGTCTTTTTGATGCTTATAAAGTATTTAATATCGCAACAGCAGCCGCAGCAACAGAAAAAGAGGTTGCCATCTTCTTTACATTTGAAGGTTTAAATTTAATTCATAAACAAGCGATGCAACAATTACCGATGCCAGTGGCGCGCGAACACTTTACGGAAGGATTTGCAAAAGCAAATGTACCGAGTATTCCCGAACTAGTCGAGACGGCACAAGATTTGGGTGTTAAATTTATTGGCTGTCAAATGACAATGGACGTAATGGGCTTAAAAAAAGAAGACTTTATTGATGGAATCGAAGTAGGTGGAGCCGTTACTTTCCTAGAGTTTGCAAAAGATGCATCACCAACATTAACGTTCTAA
- a CDS encoding sulfurtransferase TusA family protein — MNSTKVLDVKGMSCPMPVVRTKKEMDTLSSGDILEIYVTDQGALADMPAWANAAGHTILDQKEEEDVLTFFIQKG, encoded by the coding sequence ATGAATTCGACGAAAGTATTAGATGTTAAAGGAATGTCTTGTCCAATGCCCGTTGTACGTACAAAAAAAGAAATGGACACATTAAGTTCTGGCGATATATTAGAAATTTATGTAACCGATCAAGGAGCATTAGCGGATATGCCAGCCTGGGCAAATGCAGCTGGTCATACCATTCTTGATCAAAAAGAAGAGGAAGATGTGCTAACTTTCTTTATTCAAAAAGGCTAA
- a CDS encoding sulfurtransferase TusA family protein: MIKSDVQLDAKGLACPMPIVKTKKAMNDLTDGQILEVQATDQGSTADLKAWAESVGHQYIGTKEEDTVLLHYIRKSSDDKSFEKQFEQTITNEEVIDRAANGGMILDVREEVEYAFGHIPGSKSIPIGELEDRLDELNREEEIYVICRTGTRSDLAAQKLVEKGFTKVLNVLPGMGSWIGDLSKSMN; this comes from the coding sequence ATGATTAAATCAGATGTTCAATTGGATGCAAAAGGATTAGCATGTCCAATGCCAATCGTAAAAACAAAAAAAGCAATGAACGACTTAACAGACGGTCAAATATTAGAAGTACAGGCCACTGATCAAGGGTCAACCGCTGACTTAAAAGCATGGGCTGAGAGTGTAGGTCACCAATATATTGGGACAAAAGAAGAGGACACAGTTTTACTACATTATATCCGAAAAAGTAGTGATGACAAATCTTTTGAAAAGCAATTCGAACAAACGATTACCAATGAAGAAGTGATCGATCGCGCGGCTAATGGCGGTATGATTCTAGATGTTCGAGAAGAAGTAGAATATGCATTTGGACACATCCCAGGTTCTAAATCCATTCCAATAGGTGAATTAGAGGATCGCTTAGATGAACTAAATCGCGAAGAAGAAATTTATGTGATCTGTCGTACAGGAACACGCAGTGATTTAGCCGCACAGAAATTAGTCGAAAAAGGATTTACCAAAGTGCTAAACGTGCTACCAGGAATGGGTTCTTGGATTGGCGATTTATCAAAAAGTATGAACTAA
- a CDS encoding rhodanese-like domain-containing protein, with the protein MKEISTKEVQQRLENGEKLSLIDVREVDEVQAGHIPGITHIPLGLLEFRTHELDKKTPYIMICRSGGRSGRATQYLESQGYNVTNMTGGMLAWEGNIE; encoded by the coding sequence ATGAAAGAAATTAGTACAAAAGAAGTTCAGCAACGATTAGAAAATGGTGAAAAGCTGAGTTTGATTGATGTTCGTGAGGTAGATGAAGTACAAGCCGGTCATATTCCTGGCATTACACATATCCCACTTGGTTTACTAGAATTCCGCACACATGAACTCGATAAAAAAACACCATATATTATGATTTGCCGTTCTGGTGGACGTAGTGGCAGGGCAACTCAATATTTAGAGAGCCAAGGGTATAATGTGACCAATATGACCGGGGGTATGCTTGCTTGGGAAGGAAATATTGAGTAA
- a CDS encoding metal-sensitive transcriptional regulator, whose product MNSYDDKVKNRIKRIEGQLRGILKMMEDGKDCKAVITQLSAVRTGVDRSIGVIVSQNLLECIREAEGDEEAVNESIQEAVNLFVKSR is encoded by the coding sequence TTGAATTCATATGACGATAAAGTAAAAAATCGTATTAAACGTATAGAAGGTCAGCTTCGAGGTATTTTGAAAATGATGGAGGATGGCAAAGATTGCAAAGCCGTGATCACTCAACTTTCTGCGGTACGTACTGGTGTAGATCGTTCAATTGGTGTAATTGTTAGTCAAAACTTATTGGAATGTATCAGAGAAGCTGAGGGTGACGAAGAAGCTGTGAATGAATCAATCCAAGAAGCTGTGAATCTGTTTGTTAAAAGTCGTTAG
- a CDS encoding sulfite exporter TauE/SafE family protein, with product MEITFVILLFIIGFIGSFLSGMLGIGGAIVKYPMLLMIPPLFGLPALTAHEVSGISALDVLFVSIAGVIGFRNGGYLNKSLITTMGISVLVGTFIGSFTSQHLSEEQVNIVYGILALLAAIMMFIPKKQIEDLPLNEVTFHKPLAASLAFFVGIGSGIVGAGGGFLLIPIMLLILRIPTRMTIASSLAITFISSIAGSVGKLSTGQVEYLPAIIVIIAGLIAAPLGTKISKNMNTKVLQAILAFLILGTAIKIWIDIL from the coding sequence ATGGAAATTACTTTCGTCATCCTCCTTTTTATAATCGGTTTTATCGGATCATTTCTTTCAGGAATGCTCGGAATCGGTGGTGCCATTGTAAAATACCCGATGCTTCTCATGATTCCACCATTATTTGGATTGCCCGCGCTAACTGCCCATGAAGTTTCCGGCATTAGCGCACTAGATGTGTTATTTGTATCGATTGCAGGAGTCATAGGCTTTCGAAATGGAGGGTATTTAAATAAATCGTTAATAACCACCATGGGTATATCCGTCTTAGTTGGTACATTTATTGGCAGTTTCACTTCACAACATCTATCAGAAGAACAAGTGAATATAGTATACGGAATTTTAGCGTTACTAGCAGCAATCATGATGTTTATTCCTAAGAAACAAATTGAGGATCTTCCATTAAATGAAGTGACATTTCATAAACCACTCGCCGCTTCTTTAGCCTTTTTTGTTGGTATTGGTTCTGGCATTGTGGGTGCAGGCGGAGGATTCTTATTAATTCCTATCATGTTACTAATTCTGCGTATTCCTACACGAATGACCATTGCATCCAGTCTTGCAATTACGTTTATTTCATCCATTGCGGGATCGGTTGGGAAACTATCAACCGGACAGGTGGAATATCTACCAGCAATCATCGTGATCATCGCTGGCTTAATTGCAGCACCTTTAGGTACAAAAATTAGCAAAAATATGAACACAAAAGTTTTACAAGCAATTTTAGCTTTTTTGATTCTTGGTACAGCAATAAAGATTTGGATAGATATTTTATAG
- a CDS encoding protein-glutamate O-methyltransferase CheR: MNLNNNDSNFILTEEPTNDLEKLEIQLLLDGLYAWCGYDYRDYAYPSIKRRVLHRMQAEKLPTITSLLNKVLHDSTCLQRLIGDFSINVSEMFRDPMFFKAFRETVVPLLKTYPSIRIWHAGCASGEEVYSMAILLQEEGLYEKAKIYATDINSDVLKIAKNGYFPLEHMRKYTQNYMQSGGQRAFSDYYKVTNVGVKFDPNLMKNVVFAQHNLVTDSSFNEFHVILCRNVLIYFNKDLQNKVHELFYESLGMFGFLGLGDKETIYYTDYANVYEDVSKKQKIYRKVK; the protein is encoded by the coding sequence ATGAACCTTAACAATAATGACAGTAATTTCATACTAACTGAAGAACCTACTAATGATTTAGAAAAGCTTGAAATCCAATTGTTACTAGATGGGTTATATGCTTGGTGTGGATACGATTACCGTGATTATGCATACCCTTCCATCAAAAGAAGGGTGCTGCATCGTATGCAAGCTGAAAAATTACCAACCATTACAAGTCTTTTAAATAAAGTGTTACATGACTCTACTTGTTTACAACGACTGATTGGAGATTTTTCTATTAATGTAAGCGAGATGTTCAGAGATCCGATGTTTTTCAAAGCCTTTCGAGAAACCGTCGTACCTCTACTTAAAACGTATCCATCTATTCGCATCTGGCATGCCGGTTGTGCATCGGGAGAAGAAGTATACTCAATGGCCATCTTACTTCAAGAAGAAGGTCTATATGAAAAGGCCAAAATATATGCTACGGATATCAATTCCGATGTTCTGAAAATCGCTAAAAACGGTTATTTTCCACTTGAACATATGCGGAAATATACACAAAACTATATGCAATCAGGTGGACAGAGAGCATTCTCCGACTATTATAAGGTGACCAATGTAGGAGTTAAGTTCGACCCTAATTTAATGAAAAATGTGGTGTTTGCCCAACATAATTTAGTGACGGACAGTTCCTTTAATGAATTTCATGTAATCCTTTGTAGAAATGTATTAATCTACTTTAATAAAGACCTTCAAAATAAAGTGCATGAATTATTTTATGAAAGCCTAGGTATGTTCGGATTCTTAGGACTCGGTGATAAAGAAACCATTTATTACACGGACTACGCCAATGTCTACGAAGATGTAAGTAAAAAACAGAAAATCTATAGAAAAGTTAAATAA
- a CDS encoding rhodanese-like domain-containing protein, whose product MVGWLLIVIAVIFFIWQMKPAKGTKAISTDTLKGILNDQDKVFVDVRTPREFKSQNIRQFKNIPLGSDFSKLPKDKEIIVICQSGMRSSQACKQLKKLGYANVTNVRGGMSTWRG is encoded by the coding sequence ATGGTAGGTTGGCTACTTATAGTAATTGCAGTAATCTTTTTCATTTGGCAAATGAAACCAGCTAAAGGAACAAAAGCGATCTCCACAGATACCCTAAAAGGTATATTAAATGACCAAGATAAAGTATTTGTTGATGTACGAACACCGCGCGAATTTAAATCGCAAAATATTCGCCAATTTAAAAATATCCCACTAGGGTCTGATTTTTCAAAGCTTCCAAAAGACAAAGAAATTATTGTGATTTGTCAAAGTGGGATGCGAAGTTCACAAGCTTGTAAACAACTAAAAAAATTAGGCTATGCAAACGTTACGAACGTTCGAGGTGGCATGAGTACTTGGCGAGGTTAA
- a CDS encoding VanW family protein produces MKTKKWLVFACFSCALMLTGCMGNSKGEEKKTVNELEQQVEELQEEIEQLKGNVEGSETSTPVEETIENVKPTIVDVIDPHTNELIQTFLPQEQGFSSNFDTYKSEVEQWARGLARGIGNQPGYDQRMVLDQIGENGQIIKGSPMVILKEKELVEKVISASKTGGKIELPLYETASSYDEKDISTLDDVVVASYTTYFDPSVTGRNKNIELSSQSIHNVIVGVDDYFSFNTQVGPRTEERGYQPATEIINGEYVMGIGGGICQTSSTLFNAVDQLGVQYVERHHHSLSVGYVPKGRDATVSYGSLDFRFQNTTSVPFLIQTIYSSDSISVQITTSKEYEEFL; encoded by the coding sequence ATGAAAACGAAAAAATGGTTAGTTTTCGCATGCTTTAGTTGTGCACTAATGTTAACGGGATGTATGGGCAATTCTAAAGGTGAAGAAAAGAAAACAGTCAATGAGTTAGAACAACAAGTAGAAGAACTTCAGGAGGAAATCGAGCAGTTAAAAGGAAATGTAGAGGGTTCAGAAACGTCCACTCCCGTAGAAGAAACTATCGAAAACGTAAAACCTACCATTGTAGATGTGATTGATCCGCATACAAACGAACTTATCCAAACCTTTTTACCGCAAGAGCAAGGCTTTAGTTCAAATTTTGACACTTATAAAAGCGAAGTAGAACAGTGGGCACGTGGTTTAGCGCGCGGAATTGGAAATCAACCTGGTTATGATCAACGAATGGTACTTGATCAAATCGGGGAGAACGGGCAAATTATAAAAGGCAGTCCAATGGTGATACTAAAAGAAAAAGAACTAGTTGAAAAGGTAATCTCCGCTTCGAAAACAGGCGGAAAAATTGAGCTCCCACTTTACGAAACAGCTAGTAGCTATGACGAAAAAGACATTTCAACATTAGATGATGTAGTTGTTGCTTCTTATACTACCTATTTTGATCCATCTGTAACTGGACGCAATAAAAATATCGAACTCTCTTCCCAGTCAATTCATAACGTGATTGTTGGTGTGGACGATTATTTCTCATTTAATACACAAGTCGGGCCAAGAACTGAAGAGAGAGGCTATCAACCAGCTACTGAGATTATTAATGGTGAATACGTCATGGGTATTGGCGGTGGGATTTGCCAAACTTCCTCTACACTTTTTAATGCAGTCGATCAACTTGGAGTCCAGTATGTTGAACGACATCACCATTCATTAAGTGTCGGTTATGTACCAAAAGGTCGAGATGCTACGGTTTCATATGGCTCATTAGATTTTAGATTTCAGAATACAACGAGCGTTCCATTTTTAATTCAGACAATCTATTCGAGCGATTCAATTTCTGTCCAAATTACAACCTCAAAAGAATATGAAGAATTTTTATAA
- a CDS encoding response regulator — protein sequence MKVRTKFLLAIGTLPLLLLLLFVVSWYQVSHLKEAGKQIQSNYKMSFLTGQIRADMRDEGIFLRNIVIFNTEDSINKQITQLKLKGDKVKDNINRLDSMVTTSNQKKLVEELETANNRYELYMDEVIALIQDHKKEDAKEFIDGNSELIRREFTGIFDEITAVFENNLATSTQNLESDFQKQIIISNVMLAIVVLAIITILLRTILPFTRRVSSMADLMNNISNGNEDLTTKVKVIANDEFDEMAKAFNQMTETLENQMNIEKELTWKNSNIAEISTAITGTTELESLGRVLLSKVVPLVQSSHAVFYVKDLDDPSNETYKLVSSYAFKERKRVKNTLTIGEGLMGQAALEKKPIILTDVPTDYISVSSGLGEAKPLNLYIYPIRFEDHVIALLELASFQPYTETQKSFLEELMRHLGIVLDSTISRIQLAKLLEESQTLMEEIQAQSEELQNQQEELKATNEELEEQTQALRQSEVKLQQQQEELEQTNTELEEKAKRLEEQNIAFERTNREVEKAKAELEIKAEQLALSSKYKSEFLANMSHELRTPLNSLIILSKLLADNLNGNLSPKQVEYSKTIYSSGNDLLVLINDILDLAKIESGKTEIIPGVVNLNNLVEYVEANYKPLADHKQINFDVVVKSATPQTIFSDEVRIQQILKNLLSNAFKFTDQGEVKLEIGVHSFSNLGPNETILEFSVIDTGIGIPKEKQDLIFEAFQQADGTTSRKFGGTGLGLSISRELATLLGGKILVESEEGKGSKFSLLIGDYMEASDEVDSIHEKAVAASVYTNSEQHDLHPQIEAPKKDVSIYEGTPKNNEIKRLLIIDDDLNQRNSLMELIGDMDFIIKAVSTGTKAIELLKVNPFDCIILDLGLTDTSGFDLLEEIKKQDLHDEIKVFIYTGRDLTSKEEMKLNKYAHTIIIKNKYSPERLKAELELYLKEHEYDAEDLIDEFVYFSTNSDFKGKKILLVDDDIRNVFALSSVLETAGMEVIFAENGLESLKMLEDHPDVDLVLMDIMMPEMDGYEAIQRIRENSQFIQLPIIALTAKAMREDLDKCLSIGASDYIAKPVEPDQLISLIKVWLY from the coding sequence ATGAAAGTAAGAACGAAATTTTTATTAGCAATTGGCACATTACCATTGTTACTTTTACTTCTCTTCGTAGTAAGTTGGTATCAAGTTTCTCATTTAAAAGAAGCGGGAAAGCAAATACAATCGAATTATAAAATGTCATTCCTAACAGGTCAGATTCGAGCGGATATGAGAGACGAGGGCATCTTCTTAAGAAATATTGTTATTTTTAATACCGAAGATTCAATCAATAAACAAATTACCCAATTGAAACTAAAGGGTGATAAAGTAAAAGATAATATCAATCGCTTAGATTCTATGGTCACAACATCCAATCAAAAAAAATTAGTTGAAGAATTGGAAACAGCAAATAATCGATATGAACTTTATATGGATGAAGTAATTGCACTCATTCAAGACCATAAAAAAGAAGACGCAAAAGAATTTATTGATGGGAATTCCGAACTGATTCGTCGGGAATTTACCGGAATCTTTGATGAAATTACCGCTGTATTTGAAAATAATTTAGCTACTTCAACGCAAAATTTGGAAAGTGATTTCCAAAAACAAATTATTATTTCAAATGTAATGTTAGCAATTGTTGTTCTTGCAATCATCACTATACTACTAAGAACTATCTTGCCTTTCACTCGTCGAGTTAGTTCCATGGCTGACTTAATGAACAATATTTCTAATGGAAATGAAGATCTCACGACAAAAGTAAAAGTTATCGCAAATGATGAATTTGATGAAATGGCTAAGGCTTTTAATCAAATGACAGAAACATTAGAAAATCAGATGAACATTGAAAAAGAGTTAACATGGAAAAATTCCAATATAGCAGAAATTTCAACCGCTATTACTGGGACAACCGAATTAGAGTCTCTTGGTCGTGTATTACTGTCAAAAGTAGTTCCATTGGTACAATCTAGTCACGCTGTATTCTATGTAAAAGATTTAGATGATCCAAGTAATGAAACATATAAACTAGTTTCATCTTATGCCTTTAAAGAAAGAAAACGTGTGAAAAATACGTTAACAATTGGTGAAGGGTTAATGGGCCAAGCTGCATTAGAAAAAAAACCTATTATTTTAACGGATGTGCCAACCGATTATATTTCAGTTTCATCAGGACTAGGAGAAGCAAAACCATTAAACTTGTATATTTACCCAATACGCTTTGAAGACCATGTAATTGCCCTATTAGAATTAGCTTCATTCCAACCATACACTGAAACACAAAAAAGCTTTTTAGAAGAATTAATGCGTCATTTAGGAATTGTCCTAGATAGTACGATTAGTCGCATTCAACTTGCAAAATTACTTGAAGAATCACAAACCTTAATGGAAGAAATTCAAGCGCAATCAGAAGAACTTCAAAATCAACAAGAAGAATTAAAAGCAACAAATGAGGAATTAGAAGAACAAACTCAAGCATTACGTCAATCGGAAGTGAAGCTTCAACAGCAACAAGAAGAGCTAGAACAAACCAATACGGAATTAGAGGAAAAAGCAAAGAGACTTGAAGAGCAAAACATCGCATTTGAACGAACAAATCGAGAAGTAGAAAAAGCAAAAGCAGAACTTGAAATTAAAGCAGAGCAGCTTGCGTTAAGCTCTAAATACAAATCTGAGTTCCTCGCAAATATGTCTCATGAATTGCGTACTCCTTTGAACAGTTTAATTATCTTATCTAAATTATTAGCTGATAATCTAAACGGAAATCTATCACCTAAACAAGTAGAATATTCAAAAACTATTTATTCATCAGGTAATGACTTACTTGTATTAATTAATGATATTTTAGATTTAGCAAAAATTGAATCAGGTAAAACAGAAATCATCCCAGGAGTAGTGAACCTGAACAATCTAGTAGAATACGTAGAAGCGAACTACAAGCCGCTTGCTGATCATAAACAGATAAACTTTGACGTAGTCGTAAAATCTGCTACCCCACAAACCATCTTTAGTGATGAAGTGCGTATTCAACAAATACTAAAAAATCTATTGTCTAATGCCTTTAAATTTACCGATCAGGGAGAAGTAAAATTAGAAATTGGCGTTCATTCGTTCTCAAATCTTGGACCAAATGAAACGATTCTTGAATTCTCTGTAATTGATACGGGGATTGGTATTCCGAAAGAAAAACAAGACTTAATCTTTGAAGCCTTCCAACAAGCAGATGGGACAACAAGTCGTAAATTCGGTGGAACTGGTTTAGGGTTATCGATTAGTAGAGAACTTGCAACACTTTTAGGAGGTAAAATACTGGTAGAAAGTGAAGAAGGAAAAGGCAGTAAATTCTCACTTCTAATTGGGGATTACATGGAAGCATCAGATGAAGTAGATTCGATCCATGAAAAAGCAGTCGCCGCGTCAGTATATACAAATTCAGAGCAGCATGACCTTCATCCACAAATTGAAGCGCCTAAAAAAGATGTGTCTATTTATGAAGGTACACCGAAAAATAATGAAATTAAACGCCTGTTAATCATTGATGATGATCTAAATCAACGAAACAGTTTAATGGAACTTATAGGCGACATGGACTTTATTATTAAAGCCGTTTCCACAGGTACGAAGGCCATTGAACTTTTAAAAGTAAATCCATTTGATTGTATTATTCTTGATTTAGGCTTAACAGATACAAGTGGCTTTGACTTATTAGAAGAGATTAAAAAGCAAGATCTTCACGATGAAATCAAAGTATTTATTTATACGGGTCGCGACTTAACAAGTAAAGAAGAAATGAAGTTGAATAAATATGCTCATACCATCATCATTAAAAATAAGTATTCTCCTGAGAGATTAAAAGCCGAATTAGAGCTTTATTTAAAAGAACATGAATATGATGCAGAAGATCTTATAGATGAATTCGTTTATTTTAGCACAAATTCCGACTTTAAAGGAAAGAAAATTCTCCTTGTTGATGACGATATTCGCAACGTCTTTGCACTCTCTAGTGTACTTGAAACGGCTGGAATGGAAGTAATTTTCGCTGAAAACGGGTTAGAGAGCTTGAAAATGCTAGAAGATCATCCTGATGTCGACCTCGTGTTAATGGATATTATGATGCCAGAAATGGATGGGTATGAGGCAATTCAAAGAATAAGAGAAAACAGTCAATTCATTCAATTACCAATAATTGCCTTAACAGCAAAAGCCATGCGAGAAGATCTCGATAAATGTTTAAGTATTGGTGCTTCTGATTATATTGCAAAACCAGTTGAACCTGACCAACTCATTTCACTAATCAAAGTATGGCTATATTAA
- a CDS encoding MBL fold metallo-hydrolase, whose translation MTMMKMTAAQVARKVIDNQPLFILDVRNRDAYEDWKIEGHIFEYLNIPYFELLDGVDEILPKLPNDQDVLVVCAKEGSSIMVAEIISKAGRDVYYLEGGMKSWSSYLEPIKVGDLTGGGELFQFVRLGKGCLSYMVISEGEAAIIDAVRFADVFTNYAKEKNVDIKHVFDTHLHADHISGGRHIAKATGATYYLPPKDATEVVFDYTPLEDGLTVKVGASQIEVGALYSPGHTIGSTSFIVDSKYLLTGDILFIDSIGRPDLAGLAEDWVGDLRETLYRRYRELAEDLIVLPAHFMMIDELNEDGTVAKRLGNLFAENHGLNIENEEEFRYTVTDHLPPQPNAYQQIRQVNMGKLTPDYDEETEMEIGPNRCAVR comes from the coding sequence ATGACAATGATGAAAATGACAGCAGCACAAGTTGCTCGTAAAGTAATTGACAATCAACCTCTATTCATTTTAGATGTTCGAAACCGTGATGCTTATGAAGATTGGAAAATTGAAGGACACATTTTTGAGTATTTAAATATTCCATACTTCGAATTATTAGACGGTGTTGATGAAATTCTACCTAAGCTACCTAATGATCAAGATGTATTAGTCGTGTGTGCAAAGGAAGGATCATCCATCATGGTTGCTGAAATAATTTCAAAAGCAGGCCGAGATGTCTATTACCTAGAAGGAGGTATGAAATCATGGAGTTCGTATCTTGAACCAATAAAAGTAGGTGACTTAACAGGTGGTGGTGAACTTTTTCAATTTGTTCGTCTAGGGAAAGGCTGTCTATCATATATGGTGATTTCTGAAGGCGAAGCAGCCATCATTGATGCCGTTCGATTCGCAGACGTGTTTACGAACTATGCCAAAGAGAAAAATGTAGACATTAAACATGTATTTGATACACACTTACACGCGGATCACATCTCAGGTGGACGTCATATTGCAAAAGCAACAGGCGCTACTTACTATTTACCACCGAAAGATGCAACAGAAGTGGTATTTGACTATACACCACTTGAAGATGGTTTAACAGTGAAAGTTGGTGCCTCTCAAATTGAGGTTGGAGCTCTTTACTCTCCGGGTCATACAATTGGTTCGACGTCCTTTATCGTTGATAGCAAGTATTTATTAACAGGTGATATTTTATTTATCGATTCAATCGGTCGTCCTGACTTAGCAGGTTTAGCAGAAGATTGGGTAGGGGATCTCCGTGAAACATTATATCGTCGTTATCGTGAATTAGCAGAGGATTTAATTGTTTTACCAGCTCACTTTATGATGATTGATGAGTTAAATGAAGACGGAACTGTAGCAAAACGTTTAGGTAATTTATTTGCAGAAAATCATGGATTGAATATAGAAAATGAAGAAGAATTCCGTTACACAGTAACAGATCATTTACCACCACAACCAAATGCATATCAACAAATTCGTCAAGTCAATATGGGGAAACTTACTCCCGATTATGATGAAGAAACGGAAATGGAAATTGGTCCAAATCGCTGTGCAGTACGCTAA
- a CDS encoding cupin domain-containing protein, translating into MYFNPYGYPYQTNYYGMESFNHVGNPYYTIDPYRLMYANPYNSYLVSNGNEKLTLKDYGANPFVININEASKQNNNYRTTLWTGKHLQLTLMSINPGEDIGLEIHPVVDQFLRIEQGQGIAEMGKNKDHLDFKQNISDDSAIFVPAGTWHNVTNTGNTPLKLYSIYAPPNHPFGTVHPTKADAMAQRRNSGQQSGNTVISGKTPDEWVRYTEYLVNEGLEDVKRGINATHILQEFILMGVLVGQGYTPEKAYETVEEWERSGVSKLLQQSKNM; encoded by the coding sequence ATGTATTTTAATCCTTATGGGTATCCATATCAAACAAATTATTATGGAATGGAATCATTTAATCATGTTGGAAATCCGTATTATACAATTGACCCTTATAGACTAATGTATGCCAATCCATATAATTCCTATCTCGTTTCGAATGGGAATGAAAAACTAACATTAAAAGATTATGGGGCTAATCCATTTGTTATTAACATTAACGAAGCGTCAAAGCAAAACAATAACTATCGTACTACATTATGGACAGGAAAACATCTACAACTAACATTAATGAGTATTAATCCCGGTGAAGATATTGGACTAGAAATACATCCTGTTGTTGATCAATTCTTACGTATTGAACAAGGGCAAGGGATCGCTGAAATGGGTAAAAATAAAGATCATTTAGATTTTAAACAAAATATTTCTGATGATTCTGCCATCTTTGTACCCGCTGGAACATGGCATAATGTAACAAATACTGGTAATACCCCCCTAAAACTTTATTCAATCTATGCTCCACCTAACCATCCATTTGGTACCGTTCATCCAACGAAAGCAGATGCCATGGCGCAAAGGCGCAATAGCGGTCAACAGTCAGGGAATACCGTTATTTCCGGAAAAACTCCAGATGAATGGGTTCGATACACAGAATACTTAGTGAACGAGGGTCTAGAAGATGTCAAAAGGGGAATAAATGCTACTCATATTCTTCAAGAATTTATTCTAATGGGGGTTCTTGTAGGGCAAGGTTATACCCCTGAAAAAGCCTATGAGACAGTAGAAGAATGGGAGAGGTCAGGAGTATCAAAGCTTCTTCAACAAAGCAAAAATATGTAA